In one Streptomyces sp. NBC_01241 genomic region, the following are encoded:
- the rpsF gene encoding 30S ribosomal protein S6, which yields MRHYEVMVILDPDLEERAVSPLIENFLSVVREGNGKVEKVDTWGRRRLAYEIKKKPEGIYSVIDLQAEPAVVKELDRQMNLNESVLRTKVLRPEIH from the coding sequence ATGCGTCACTACGAGGTGATGGTCATCCTCGACCCCGATCTCGAGGAGCGCGCTGTCTCCCCGCTGATCGAGAACTTCCTCTCCGTCGTCCGTGAGGGCAACGGAAAGGTTGAGAAGGTCGACACCTGGGGCCGTCGTCGTCTCGCTTACGAGATCAAGAAGAAGCCCGAGGGCATCTACTCGGTCATCGACCTGCAGGCCGAGCCTGCGGTCGTCAAGGAGCTCGACCGCCAGATGAACCTGAACGAGTCGGTCCTCCGGACCAAGGTCCTCCGTCCCGAGATCCACTGA
- a CDS encoding single-stranded DNA-binding protein, whose translation MAGETVITVVGNLVDDPELRFTPSGAAVAKFRVASTPRIFDRQTNEWKDGEGLFLTCSVWRQAAENVAESLQRGMRVVVQGRLKQRSYEDREGVKRTVYELDVEEVGPSLKNATAKVTKTTGRGGQGGQGGYGGGQQGGGNWGGGPGGGGQQGGGGAPADDPWATSAPSGGQQGGGQQGGAGWGGSSGGSGGGYSDEPPF comes from the coding sequence ATGGCAGGCGAGACCGTCATCACGGTCGTCGGCAATCTCGTCGACGACCCCGAGCTGCGCTTCACCCCGTCCGGTGCGGCGGTCGCGAAGTTCCGTGTCGCGTCCACTCCCCGCATCTTCGACCGGCAGACCAATGAGTGGAAGGACGGCGAAGGCCTGTTCCTCACCTGCTCGGTCTGGCGGCAGGCGGCGGAGAACGTCGCCGAGTCGCTCCAGCGAGGCATGCGCGTTGTCGTGCAGGGCCGGTTGAAGCAGCGGTCCTACGAGGACCGCGAGGGCGTCAAGCGCACGGTCTACGAGCTGGATGTCGAGGAAGTCGGCCCCAGCCTCAAGAACGCCACGGCCAAGGTCACCAAGACCACCGGTCGCGGTGGTCAGGGCGGCCAGGGTGGATACGGCGGTGGCCAGCAGGGCGGCGGCAACTGGGGCGGCGGTCCCGGTGGCGGTGGCCAGCAGGGTGGCGGCGGCGCTCCCGCCGACGACCCGTGGGCCACGAGCGCGCCGTCCGGCGGTCAGCAGGGCGGGGGCCAGCAAGGTGGAGCCGGTTGGGGCGGAAGCTCCGGCGGTTCCGGCGGCGGCTACTCGGACGAGCCTCCCTTCTAG
- the rpsR gene encoding 30S ribosomal protein S18 has translation MAKPPVRKPKKKVCAFCKDKTQYVDYKDTNMLRKFISDRGKIRARRVTGNCTQHQRDVATAVKNSREMALLPYTSTAR, from the coding sequence ATGGCGAAGCCGCCTGTGCGCAAGCCTAAGAAGAAGGTCTGCGCGTTCTGCAAGGACAAGACCCAGTACGTGGACTACAAGGACACGAACATGCTGCGGAAGTTCATTTCCGACCGCGGCAAGATCCGTGCCCGCCGCGTGACCGGCAACTGCACGCAGCACCAGCGTGACGTCGCCACGGCAGTCAAGAACAGCCGTGAGATGGCGCTGCTGCCCTACACGTCCACCGCGCGATAA
- the rplI gene encoding 50S ribosomal protein L9: protein MKIILTHEVSGLGAAGDVVDVKDGYARNYLVPRGFAIRWTKGGEKDVAQIRRARKIHEIATIEQANEIKTKLEAVKVRLAVRSGDAGRLFGSVTPADIASAIKAAGGPDVDKRRVELGSPIKTLGGHQVSVRLHPEVAAQLGIEVVAA from the coding sequence ATGAAGATCATCCTCACCCACGAGGTCTCCGGCCTCGGTGCTGCGGGCGACGTCGTCGACGTCAAGGACGGGTACGCCCGTAACTACCTGGTTCCGCGGGGCTTTGCCATCCGCTGGACCAAGGGTGGCGAGAAGGACGTGGCGCAGATCCGCCGCGCCCGCAAGATCCACGAGATCGCCACGATCGAGCAGGCCAACGAGATCAAGACCAAGCTCGAGGCCGTGAAGGTCCGTCTGGCCGTTCGCTCCGGCGACGCCGGCCGTCTCTTCGGCTCCGTGACCCCGGCCGACATCGCCTCGGCGATCAAGGCTGCCGGTGGCCCCGACGTCGACAAGCGTCGCGTCGAGCTCGGCTCGCCGATCAAGACGCTCGGCGGACACCAGGTGTCCGTGCGTCTGCACCCCGAGGTCGCTGCTCAGCTCGGCATCGAGGTCGTTGCTGCCTGA
- a CDS encoding MATE family efflux transporter, protein MIQAPATSPPSRRRHDREIISLAVPAFGALVAEPLFVMVDSAIVGHLGTPQLAGLAVAAALLTTAVSVFVFLAYATTAAVARRVGAGDLASAIRQGMDGIWLALLLGIVVIALTLPAAPWLVDIFGASDTAAPYATTYLRISSLGIPAMLIVMAATGVLRGLQDTRTPLYVAVGGFAANGALNAGLVYGAGLGIAGSAWGTVIAQVSMAAAYLIVVVRGARRHGASLRPDAAGIRASAQAGVPLLVRTLSLRAVLLIATAVAARLGDTEIAAHQIILSLWSLMAFALDAIAIAGQAIIGRYLGAEDAKGAREACRRMVQWGMASGVVFGALIVLARPLFVPLFTSDRSVQDTLLPALLVVALSQPIAGVVFVLDGVLMGAGDGRYLAWAMLVTLAAFAPVALLVPVFGGGLTALWWAMALMMTVRMATLWLRTRSGRWIVTGATR, encoded by the coding sequence ATGATCCAGGCCCCGGCAACCTCTCCGCCCAGCCGCCGACGGCACGACCGCGAGATCATCTCGCTCGCCGTCCCTGCCTTCGGCGCACTCGTCGCCGAGCCGCTCTTCGTGATGGTCGACAGCGCCATCGTCGGCCATCTCGGCACACCGCAGCTGGCCGGTCTGGCCGTCGCCGCCGCCCTGCTGACCACCGCCGTCAGCGTCTTCGTCTTTCTCGCGTACGCCACCACCGCGGCAGTGGCGCGACGGGTCGGTGCGGGCGATCTGGCCTCCGCGATCCGCCAGGGCATGGACGGCATCTGGCTTGCCCTCCTGCTCGGCATCGTCGTCATCGCCCTCACGCTCCCCGCAGCACCCTGGCTCGTGGACATCTTCGGCGCCTCCGACACCGCGGCCCCTTACGCCACCACGTATCTCAGGATCTCCAGCCTCGGCATACCGGCCATGCTCATCGTGATGGCAGCGACCGGCGTACTCCGCGGACTGCAGGACACCAGAACCCCGCTCTATGTCGCCGTCGGAGGTTTCGCAGCCAACGGAGCCCTCAACGCGGGACTCGTCTACGGCGCCGGCCTCGGCATCGCCGGGTCGGCCTGGGGCACCGTGATCGCACAGGTCTCCATGGCCGCCGCCTACCTGATCGTGGTGGTGCGAGGGGCGCGCCGGCACGGCGCCTCGCTTCGTCCCGACGCCGCAGGCATCAGAGCCAGCGCCCAGGCGGGCGTTCCGCTGCTGGTCCGTACGCTGTCGCTCCGCGCCGTCCTGTTGATCGCCACAGCGGTCGCCGCCCGACTCGGTGACACCGAGATCGCCGCGCACCAGATCATCCTCTCGCTCTGGAGCCTGATGGCCTTCGCGCTCGACGCCATCGCCATCGCGGGGCAGGCCATCATCGGCCGCTATCTGGGGGCCGAGGACGCCAAGGGTGCACGCGAGGCATGCCGCCGCATGGTGCAGTGGGGCATGGCTTCCGGAGTGGTGTTCGGGGCACTGATCGTCCTTGCCCGGCCACTGTTCGTCCCCCTGTTCACCAGCGACCGCTCCGTACAGGACACACTGCTCCCGGCATTGCTGGTGGTGGCACTGTCCCAGCCGATCGCGGGCGTGGTCTTCGTCCTGGACGGGGTACTGATGGGTGCCGGAGACGGGCGGTATCTGGCCTGGGCCATGCTCGTCACGCTGGCTGCCTTCGCCCCCGTGGCTCTGCTGGTGCCGGTATTCGGCGGCGGCCTGACCGCACTGTGGTGGGCGATGGCCCTGATGATGACCGTCCGCATGGCCACACTCTGGCTGCGCACCCGGTCGGGCCGGTGGATCGTCACCGGCGCCACCCGCTGA